From the genome of Pelobates fuscus isolate aPelFus1 chromosome 6, aPelFus1.pri, whole genome shotgun sequence, one region includes:
- the LOC134615213 gene encoding uncharacterized protein LOC134615213, whose amino-acid sequence MKMDTPDTLLFAVKDYVSRAGLPPKNLLDNFDARSSIVGKLNNVSKIAFNPEGVLFAVRGTELFMGAMPSDPNLDWFSTAKRVGKTDWDGFKFMFFDPRDIKYQISNGLLYAATKKGEFYKGPAPSNENVSWLYGQATKIGTNSWNEFDALFFDPKGILYAVTSDDKLVMRSPPTKPDDNWLDSSKTIGKGGWRILTHFMAFTLESDLWCVDSKNGNIYKGPTPTIADTNYIEKAQKLGWGYNVYPLLSFTIDKTIQSIVSFEFLPDSGKILSQGTEVVQTQIYNNKSSTPLKHTFSFSKTITESSTFSQEHGFTVAVGAEMSFKAGVPFIGETETKISINVSTTHTWNFTTTNTTQTTFSSSSDVEVPGGHSIRMVASVTKGEMDVPFRAKIRTLFGYETTIQGMWKGVTHYNLMVTQEDYKP is encoded by the exons ATGAAAATGGATACACCAG ACACCCTCCTGTTTGCTGTGAAGGATTATGTTAGCAGAGCTGGATTACCACCCAAGAATCTTCTGGATAACTTTGATGCCAGATCTAGCATTGTAGGGAAGCTGAATAATGTCAGTAAGATTGCCTTTAACCCAGAAGGGGTGCTGTTTGCTGTGCGTGGTACAGAGCTTTTCATGGGAGCTATGCCTTCAGATCCAAACCTGGACTGGTTCTCTACTGCCAAGAGAGTGGGCAAAACTGACTGGGATGGGTTTAAATTCATGTTCTTTgatccaa gagatATCAAATATCAAATATCAAATGGCCTTCTGTATGCAGCTACCAAGAAAGGGGAGTTCTACAAGGGTCCAGCACCAAGCAATGAAAATGTGTCCTGGCTTTATGGCCAAGCCACCAAAATAGGAACCAACAGCTGGAATGAATTTGATGCCCTTTTCTTTGACCCTAAAGGCATCCTGTATGCAGTGACAAGTGACGACAAGCTTGTGATGAGAAGCCCCCCAACCAAACCAGACGATAACTGGCTTGATTCCAGCAAAACCATTGGAAAAGGAGGCTGGCGCATCCTGACCCATTTCATGGCTTTCACCCTAGAGTCAGACCTGTGGTGTGTGGATTCAAAGAATGGCAACATCTATAAAGGACCAACCCCGACCATTGCTGATACCAACTATATTGAAAAGGCACAGAAACTGGGCTGGGGTTACAATGTCTACCCCCTCCTTTCCTTCACCATTGATAAAACCATCCAGAGTATTGTGAGCTTTGAATTCCTTCCAGATTCAGGGAAAATTCTATCCCAAGGCACAGAGGTGGTTCAGACCCAGATCTATAACAACAAGAGCAGCACTCCATTAAAGCACACCTTCTC CTTCTCAAAAACCATAACTGAGAGCAGTACCTTCAGCCAGGAACATGGATTCACAGTAGCAGTTGGAGCTGAGATGTCCTTTAAAGCTGGAGTCCCATTCATAGGGGAAACAGAGACCAAGATTTCCATCAATGTGAGCACAACTCATACCTGGAATTTCACCACAACCAACACTACACAG ACTACCTTCTCATCCAGCTCTGATGTGGAGGTACCAGGTGGACATTCAATACGTATGGTGGCATCTGTGACCAAGGGAGAAATGGATGTGCCGTTCCGTGCCAAGATCCGCACCTTGTTTGGCTATGAGACCACCATCCAGGGAATGTGGAAAGGGGTCACTCACTATAACCTGATGGTCACCCAGGAAGACTACAAACCATGA